A single Streptomyces sp. NBC_01381 DNA region contains:
- a CDS encoding DHA2 family efflux MFS transporter permease subunit, whose product MSERSLGQAHATPPASPQAGAAAGAGSRKGLALAAIAVAQLMVVLDVSIVNVALPSIQSALDFSATNLEWVVNAYALAFGGLLLLGGRIADMYGQRRTFLFGVALLTVASLLGGVATNQGWLIAARAVQGIAGALVAPAALALIASTFSEGGERNKAMGIYAAMGGAGGALGNVLGGVFTDALSWRWVLFVNVPIGILLFLAAVKAFPAERVTTEGRRLDLPGAVTSTVGMSLVVYGLIHAATEDWGSAGTLTPLVVGAALLVLFIFIEVRSNSPLMPLSIFRNRNRSGAYAIMLALGAGMIVLFYFLTLFMQIVLGFSPLKTGFSFLPFAVGAAVFATISSQVVGRVGPRILLGAGTLLAAVAFFWFSRLSEDGSYSADLLGPLVLSGCSVGLCFVPLTLAAVAGVRKAQAGVSSALLNAGQQVGAALGLAALGTIAVTATKDRLTELMGPAAAKAAEGYGPADAAHMPPQVRKAVFDSLAHGYGTAFLVTGFVLLGAFVLAVLVIRVSSKDAENAEMGVVI is encoded by the coding sequence GTGTCCGAACGATCCCTGGGGCAGGCTCACGCGACCCCGCCCGCTTCCCCACAGGCCGGCGCGGCGGCAGGCGCCGGTTCCCGCAAGGGTCTTGCGCTGGCCGCCATCGCGGTCGCCCAGCTGATGGTCGTCCTCGACGTCTCGATCGTGAACGTGGCACTGCCGTCCATCCAGAGCGCCCTCGACTTCTCCGCGACCAACCTGGAGTGGGTGGTCAACGCCTACGCGCTCGCCTTCGGCGGACTGCTGCTGCTCGGCGGACGGATCGCTGACATGTACGGCCAGCGCCGTACGTTCCTCTTCGGCGTCGCCCTGCTGACGGTGGCCTCGCTGCTGGGCGGCGTGGCGACCAACCAGGGCTGGCTGATCGCCGCCAGGGCCGTGCAGGGCATCGCCGGAGCGCTGGTCGCCCCCGCCGCGCTCGCGCTGATCGCCAGCACGTTCTCCGAGGGCGGCGAGCGCAACAAGGCCATGGGCATCTACGCGGCCATGGGCGGCGCGGGCGGCGCGCTGGGCAACGTACTGGGCGGCGTCTTCACCGACGCGCTCAGCTGGCGCTGGGTGCTGTTCGTCAACGTGCCCATCGGCATCCTGCTGTTCCTGGCCGCCGTCAAGGCGTTCCCCGCCGAGCGCGTCACCACCGAAGGGCGGCGCCTGGACCTGCCGGGCGCCGTCACCTCCACCGTCGGCATGTCGCTCGTGGTGTACGGGCTGATCCACGCGGCCACCGAGGACTGGGGCAGCGCCGGTACGCTCACCCCGCTCGTCGTCGGCGCCGCCCTGCTCGTCCTCTTCATCTTCATCGAGGTCCGCAGCAACTCCCCGCTCATGCCGCTGAGCATCTTCCGCAACCGCAACCGCTCCGGGGCGTACGCGATCATGCTGGCGCTCGGCGCCGGCATGATCGTCCTCTTCTACTTCCTCACCCTCTTCATGCAGATCGTGCTCGGCTTCAGCCCGCTCAAGACCGGCTTCTCCTTCCTGCCGTTCGCCGTGGGTGCGGCCGTCTTCGCGACGATCAGCAGCCAGGTGGTGGGGCGCGTCGGCCCGCGCATCCTGCTCGGCGCCGGGACACTCCTGGCGGCCGTCGCCTTCTTCTGGTTCTCCCGGCTCAGCGAGGACGGCAGCTACAGCGCCGACCTGCTCGGCCCGCTGGTCCTCTCCGGCTGCAGCGTGGGCCTGTGCTTCGTGCCGCTGACCCTCGCGGCGGTGGCAGGGGTGCGCAAGGCCCAGGCCGGTGTCTCCTCCGCCCTGCTCAACGCCGGACAGCAGGTCGGCGCCGCGCTGGGGCTCGCCGCACTGGGAACGATCGCGGTCACCGCCACCAAGGACCGGCTCACGGAGCTGATGGGCCCGGCCGCCGCCAAGGCGGCCGAGGGCTACGGGCCCGCGGACGCGGCGCACATGCCGCCGCAGGTCCGCAAGGCGGTCTTCGACTCGCTCGCGCACGGATACGGCACGGCGTTCCTGGTGACGGGCTTCGTCCTGCTCGGTGCGTTCGTCCTGGCCGTCCTGGTGATCCGGGTCTCCTCCAAGGACGCGGAGAACGCCGAGATGGGCGTCGTGATCTGA
- a CDS encoding MBL fold metallo-hydrolase, whose translation MTQPSATPRPGAPPAPAPPRLQELAPGVHAYIQPDGGWCLNNAGVLIGDDAVAVVDTAATERRARALRAAIAARTPLEVRTIVTTHHHGDHHFGNSVLAPHATVVSHEVTRTEMARRGLAMREVWPDTQWGDISLALPTLTFRERTTLHVGDLTAELMHVGPAHTTSDIVAWLPRQRILFAGDVLLPGCTPFVLMGSLSGTLKAIERLRALDPAVIVGGHGPVAGPEVLDATRDYLLWVRDRARAGLAAGLSPLQTAREADLGPYAGLRDPERLVANLHRAYAEESSPARDTEIRSAPVFGEMAQYNGGRPVACHA comes from the coding sequence ATGACCCAGCCATCGGCCACGCCCCGCCCCGGCGCCCCGCCCGCGCCGGCCCCGCCCCGTCTTCAGGAGCTCGCACCGGGCGTCCACGCCTACATCCAGCCGGACGGGGGCTGGTGCCTGAACAACGCCGGCGTGCTGATCGGCGACGACGCGGTGGCCGTGGTGGACACCGCCGCCACCGAGCGGCGGGCCCGCGCCCTGCGCGCGGCCATCGCCGCCCGCACCCCCCTGGAGGTGCGCACGATCGTCACCACCCACCACCACGGGGACCACCACTTCGGGAACTCGGTGCTCGCCCCGCACGCCACCGTGGTGTCCCACGAGGTCACCCGGACCGAGATGGCCCGGCGCGGCCTGGCGATGCGCGAGGTCTGGCCGGACACGCAGTGGGGCGACATCAGCCTCGCCCTGCCGACCCTCACCTTCCGCGAACGCACCACGCTCCATGTCGGCGACCTGACCGCCGAGTTGATGCACGTCGGCCCCGCGCACACCACCAGCGACATCGTGGCCTGGCTCCCCCGGCAGCGCATCCTGTTCGCCGGGGACGTCCTGCTGCCCGGCTGCACGCCCTTCGTCCTGATGGGCTCGCTGAGCGGCACCCTTAAGGCCATCGAGCGGCTGCGCGCCCTTGACCCGGCCGTCATCGTCGGCGGCCACGGTCCGGTCGCGGGCCCCGAGGTCCTCGACGCCACCCGGGACTACCTGCTGTGGGTACGCGACAGAGCCCGGGCCGGCCTGGCCGCCGGACTCTCCCCCCTGCAGACCGCGCGCGAGGCGGACCTGGGCCCCTACGCCGGGCTCCGCGACCCCGAGCGCCTGGTGGCCAACCTGCACCGCGCCTACGCCGAGGAGTCCTCGCCGGCGCGGGACACCGAGATCCGCTCGGCGCCGGTCTTCGGGGAGATGGCGCAGTACAACGGCGGCCGTCCGGTGGCATGCCACGCCTGA